The following proteins are encoded in a genomic region of Pungitius pungitius chromosome 17, fPunPun2.1, whole genome shotgun sequence:
- the txnl4a gene encoding thioredoxin-like protein 4A — protein sequence MSYMLPHLHNGWQVDQAILSEEDRVLVIRFGHDWDPTCMKMDEVLYSIAEKVKNFAVIYLVDITEVPDFNKMYELYDPCTVMFFFRNKHIMIDLGTGNNNKINWTMEDKQEMIDIVETVYRGARKGRGLVVSPKDYSTKYRY from the exons ATGTCGTACATGCTACCGCATCTCCACAATGGCTGGCAGGTGGACCAAGCCATCCTGTCCGAGGAGGACCGAGTCCTTGTGATCCGCTTCGGGCACGACTGGGACCCAACGTGTATGAAAATGGACGAGGTTCTCTACAGCATCGCTGAAAAG GTGAAAAATTTCGCAGTCATTTACCTGGTGGACATCACAGAGGTGCCTGACTTCAACAAGATGTACGAGTTGTACGACCCCTGCACCGTTATGTTCTTCTTCAG gaaCAAACACATCATGATTGATTTGGGTACTGGTAACAACAACAAGATCAACTGGACAATGGAGGACAAGCAGGAGATGATAGACATTGTAGAGACAGTGTACCGCGGGGCCAGAAAAGGTAGAGGTCTGGTAGTGTCTCCAAAGGATTACTCTACAAAATACagatattga
- the fam49al gene encoding CYFIP-related Rac1 interactor A isoform X1 encodes MVEIASVTSWDAKRKQVVGADAVTTARSPIDAVKCSSGTKHKRRLPAMGNLIKVLGKDLENCPHFFLDFENAQPTEAETAVWNQVSAVLEEAHGILAELQSYNGAGQEIREAIQNPGDLALQEKAWNAVCPLVAKLKRFYEFSLRLENALRSLLEALTSPPYAPMQHLEREQALAKQFAEILHFTLSFDELKMTNPAIQNDFSYYRRTISRNRLNNQQLEAENEVNNEMANRMSLFYAEATPMLKTLSNATTKFVSENKTLPIEDTTDCLSTMACVCRVMLETPEYRCRFTNTDTMLFCMRVMVGVIILYDHVHPVGAFAKTSKIDMKGCIKVLKEQPSNSVEGLLNALRYTTRHLNDDSTSKQIRALLQ; translated from the exons ATGGTGGAAATTGCATCAGTGACATCGTGGGACGCCAAAAGAAAGCAG GTGGTGGGTGCTGATGCTGTAACCACCGCGAGGAGCCCGATTGATGCAGTGAAGTGTTCCAGCGGGACAAAACACAAGCGAAG GTTGCCAGCCATGGGGAACCTCATTAAGGTCCTTGGCAAGGATTTAGAAAACTGTCCACATTTTTTCCTGGACTTTGAAA ATGCTCAACCCACGGAGGCGGAGACCGCCGTGTGGAACCAGGTCAGCGCCGTGCTGGAGGAGGCTCACGGGATCCTGGCCGAGCTGCAGTCGTATAACGGCGCGGGACAGGAGATCCGAGAA GCCATCCAGAACCCAGGGGACCTCGCTCTGCAGGAGAAGGCCTGGAACGCggtctgccccctggtggccaagCTGAAGCGCTTCTACGAGTTCTCCCTCCGACTGG AGAACGCCCTGCGCAGCCTGCTGGAGGCGCTCACCAGCCCGCCGTACGCGCCCATGCAGCACCTGGAGAGAGAGCAGGCCCTGGCCAAGCAGTTCGCCGAGATCCTCCACTTCACCCTCAGCTTCGATGAGCTCAAG aTGACCAATCCAGCCATTCAGAACGACTTCAGCTACTACAGGAGGACTATAAGCAGGAACAGGCTGAACAACCAGCAG CTGGAAGCGGAGAACGAGGTCAACAACGAGATGGCCAATCGGATGTCTCTGTTCTACGCCGAGGCGACGCCGATGCTGAAGACTCTGAGTAACGCCACCACCAAGTTTGTTTCAGAG AACAAGACCTTGCCCATCGAGGACACCACGGACTGTCTGAGCACTATGGCCTGCGTGTGCCGCGTCATGCTGGAGACTCC GGAGTACCGCTGCCGCTTCACCAACACGGACACCATGCTGTTCTGCATGAGGGTGATGGTGGGAGTCATCATCCTCTACGACCACGTTCACCCCGTGGGGGCCTTTGCCAAGACCTCCAAAATCGAC ATGAAGGGCTGCATCAAGGTGCTGAAAGAGCAGCCGTCCAACAGTGTGGAGGGACTCCTGAACgcactgag GTACACGACGCGGCATCTGAATGACGACAGCACCTCCAAACAGATCAGGGCCCTGCTGCAATGA
- the fam49al gene encoding CYFIP-related Rac1 interactor A isoform X3 → MGNLIKVLGKDLENCPHFFLDFENAQPTEAETAVWNQVSAVLEEAHGILAELQSYNGAGQEIREAIQNPGDLALQEKAWNAVCPLVAKLKRFYEFSLRLENALRSLLEALTSPPYAPMQHLEREQALAKQFAEILHFTLSFDELKMTNPAIQNDFSYYRRTISRNRLNNQQLEAENEVNNEMANRMSLFYAEATPMLKTLSNATTKFVSENKTLPIEDTTDCLSTMACVCRVMLETPEYRCRFTNTDTMLFCMRVMVGVIILYDHVHPVGAFAKTSKIDMKGCIKVLKEQPSNSVEGLLNALRYTTRHLNDDSTSKQIRALLQ, encoded by the exons ATGGGGAACCTCATTAAGGTCCTTGGCAAGGATTTAGAAAACTGTCCACATTTTTTCCTGGACTTTGAAA ATGCTCAACCCACGGAGGCGGAGACCGCCGTGTGGAACCAGGTCAGCGCCGTGCTGGAGGAGGCTCACGGGATCCTGGCCGAGCTGCAGTCGTATAACGGCGCGGGACAGGAGATCCGAGAA GCCATCCAGAACCCAGGGGACCTCGCTCTGCAGGAGAAGGCCTGGAACGCggtctgccccctggtggccaagCTGAAGCGCTTCTACGAGTTCTCCCTCCGACTGG AGAACGCCCTGCGCAGCCTGCTGGAGGCGCTCACCAGCCCGCCGTACGCGCCCATGCAGCACCTGGAGAGAGAGCAGGCCCTGGCCAAGCAGTTCGCCGAGATCCTCCACTTCACCCTCAGCTTCGATGAGCTCAAG aTGACCAATCCAGCCATTCAGAACGACTTCAGCTACTACAGGAGGACTATAAGCAGGAACAGGCTGAACAACCAGCAG CTGGAAGCGGAGAACGAGGTCAACAACGAGATGGCCAATCGGATGTCTCTGTTCTACGCCGAGGCGACGCCGATGCTGAAGACTCTGAGTAACGCCACCACCAAGTTTGTTTCAGAG AACAAGACCTTGCCCATCGAGGACACCACGGACTGTCTGAGCACTATGGCCTGCGTGTGCCGCGTCATGCTGGAGACTCC GGAGTACCGCTGCCGCTTCACCAACACGGACACCATGCTGTTCTGCATGAGGGTGATGGTGGGAGTCATCATCCTCTACGACCACGTTCACCCCGTGGGGGCCTTTGCCAAGACCTCCAAAATCGAC ATGAAGGGCTGCATCAAGGTGCTGAAAGAGCAGCCGTCCAACAGTGTGGAGGGACTCCTGAACgcactgag GTACACGACGCGGCATCTGAATGACGACAGCACCTCCAAACAGATCAGGGCCCTGCTGCAATGA
- the fam49al gene encoding CYFIP-related Rac1 interactor A isoform X2, with protein sequence MGNLLKVLACAELEHGPIVFLDFEHAQPTEAETAVWNQVSAVLEEAHGILAELQSYNGAGQEIREAIQNPGDLALQEKAWNAVCPLVAKLKRFYEFSLRLENALRSLLEALTSPPYAPMQHLEREQALAKQFAEILHFTLSFDELKMTNPAIQNDFSYYRRTISRNRLNNQQLEAENEVNNEMANRMSLFYAEATPMLKTLSNATTKFVSENKTLPIEDTTDCLSTMACVCRVMLETPEYRCRFTNTDTMLFCMRVMVGVIILYDHVHPVGAFAKTSKIDMKGCIKVLKEQPSNSVEGLLNALRYTTRHLNDDSTSKQIRALLQ encoded by the exons ATGGGAAACCTCCTGAAAGTGCTGGCTTGTGCCGAACTTGAGCATGGCCCGATAGTTTTCCTTGACTTTGAAC ATGCTCAACCCACGGAGGCGGAGACCGCCGTGTGGAACCAGGTCAGCGCCGTGCTGGAGGAGGCTCACGGGATCCTGGCCGAGCTGCAGTCGTATAACGGCGCGGGACAGGAGATCCGAGAA GCCATCCAGAACCCAGGGGACCTCGCTCTGCAGGAGAAGGCCTGGAACGCggtctgccccctggtggccaagCTGAAGCGCTTCTACGAGTTCTCCCTCCGACTGG AGAACGCCCTGCGCAGCCTGCTGGAGGCGCTCACCAGCCCGCCGTACGCGCCCATGCAGCACCTGGAGAGAGAGCAGGCCCTGGCCAAGCAGTTCGCCGAGATCCTCCACTTCACCCTCAGCTTCGATGAGCTCAAG aTGACCAATCCAGCCATTCAGAACGACTTCAGCTACTACAGGAGGACTATAAGCAGGAACAGGCTGAACAACCAGCAG CTGGAAGCGGAGAACGAGGTCAACAACGAGATGGCCAATCGGATGTCTCTGTTCTACGCCGAGGCGACGCCGATGCTGAAGACTCTGAGTAACGCCACCACCAAGTTTGTTTCAGAG AACAAGACCTTGCCCATCGAGGACACCACGGACTGTCTGAGCACTATGGCCTGCGTGTGCCGCGTCATGCTGGAGACTCC GGAGTACCGCTGCCGCTTCACCAACACGGACACCATGCTGTTCTGCATGAGGGTGATGGTGGGAGTCATCATCCTCTACGACCACGTTCACCCCGTGGGGGCCTTTGCCAAGACCTCCAAAATCGAC ATGAAGGGCTGCATCAAGGTGCTGAAAGAGCAGCCGTCCAACAGTGTGGAGGGACTCCTGAACgcactgag GTACACGACGCGGCATCTGAATGACGACAGCACCTCCAAACAGATCAGGGCCCTGCTGCAATGA